From a single Sphaeramia orbicularis chromosome 4, fSphaOr1.1, whole genome shotgun sequence genomic region:
- the fpgt gene encoding fucose-1-phosphate guanylyltransferase, producing the protein MSEECARKLQNATREKLRKFNFLRGREVQPGEFWDVVVVTAVDENQRDAYELQISDKVDRKELPLGVNYLVFSDPPGSKIGNGGSTLCALQQLTDIYGKTLNTLRVILIHAGGLSQRLPSASALGKIFTAVPLGDPLYQMLELKLAMYVDFPLHMKPGVLVSCADDIELYSITDDESVRFDKSGFTALAHPSPLSIGTTHGVFVLDANEKSYNSEIDTVSCLGFLHKPTIDKMRDSGAVCQRQSSCISVCDTEFVYTDSTYYVDFSTAKSLLNLLKEVGPLDCEIDAYGDFLQALGPKATIEYTYNTANVTKEESSLVHIRQKIFHLLRGTPLHVILLNNSKFYHVGTTSEYLFHLTKDVNLRTELGLSSSAFSLHLDKNSEDSTRCCLMSSILDPSCSVGCGSVVEYSRVGVGASVGRGSIISGCWVSPGLSVPDQVFVHSLCVNHQDQTGFITVIFGINDNLKQSVETPAQIQTLKLFGVSLVECLCHWGLDHEALKFSGDASCCSLWNACLFPLCNDQRSSFALSLEMLHAVLNGTSITLPKDTKLMSMQESLQSKNLKEMLKLRKGLYDDIRQRRVSK; encoded by the exons ATGAGTGAAGAGTGTGCCAGAAAGTTACAAAATGCAACCAGAGAAAAGCTCCGAAAGTTTAACTTTCTCCGCG GTCGGGAGGTGCAGCCTGGTGAGTTCTGGGATGTGGTGGTTGTGACTGCTGTGGACGAAAACCAGAGGGACGCGTACGAGCTGCAGATCAGTGACAAAGTGGACAGGAAAGAGCTGCCTCTCGGGGTGAACTACCTGGTCTTTTCAGATCCGCCTGGATCCAAAATAG GGAACGGGGGCTCCACTCTGTGCGCACTGCAGCAGCTCACTGACATCTATGGGAAGACTCTGAACACACTGAGAGTCATCCTCATCCACGCAG gtGGGCTGAGTCAGCGTTTGCCCAGTGCGAGTGCCCTGGGAAAAATCTTCACCGCTGTGCCTCTGGGAGATCCTCTTTACCAAATGCTGGAGCTCAAACTAGCCATGTATGTGGATTTCCCGTTGCACATGAAGCCTGGCGTTCTGGTGAGCTGTGCAGATGACATAGAGCTGTACAGTATTACAGATGATGAGAGCGTTAGGTTTGATAAATCTGGTTTCACAGCTTTAGCCCACCCTTCCCCACTGTCTATTGGAACTACTCATGGGGTGTTTGTGTTGGATGCAAATGAAAAGTCGTACAACTCAGAAATAGACACCGTTTCCTGCCTGGGGTTTCTGCATAAGCCAACCATAGATAAAATGCGGGACAGTGGAGCTGTTTGCCAGAGACAGAGCAGCTGTATTTCTGTATGTGATACTGAGTTTGTCTACACGGACAGTACGTATTATGTCGATTTCAGCACGGCAAAGTCTCTCCTTAACCTGCTGAAGGAGGTCGGGCCTTTGGACTGTGAGATAGACGCATATGGGGATTTTCTCCAAGCACTGGGTCCTAAAGCTACGATAGAGTACACCTACAACACAGCTAATGTCACCAAAGAGGAGAGCAGTCTCGTCCATATCCGCCAGAAGATCTTCCACCTTCTCAGAGGAACTCCTTTACATGTCATCCTCCTCAACAACTCCAAGTTTTATCATGTCGGCACCACGTCAGAATACCTCTTTCACCTCACCAAGGATGTGAACCTGAGAACTGAGCTGGGCCTCTCTTCGTCTGCCTTTAGTCTTCATCTCGACAAGAACTCTGAAGACTCCACAAGGTGCTGCCTTATGTCCAGCATACTCGACCCCAGCTGCTCTGTGGGATGTGGATCAGTGGTGGAGTACTCCAGAGTGGGAGTGGGAGCGTCTGTTGGAAGGGGCTCCATCATCAGTGGCTGCTGGGTCAGTCCTGGCCTCTCGGTGCCTGACCAAGTCTTTGTGCACTCGCTGTGTGTGAACCACCAGGACCAAACTGGGTTCATAACTGTCATCTTTGGGATTAATGACAACCTGAAGCAGAGTGTTGAAACCCCTGCTCAAATACAAACGCTGAAGCTCTTTGGGGTCAGCCTGGTGGAGTGTCTGTGCCACTGGGGGCTGGACCATGAAGCCCTGAAGTTTTCTGGTGACGCATCTTGCTGTAGTTTGTGGAATGCTTGTCTGTTTCCTCTTTGCAATGACCAAAGAAGCTCCTTCGCACTATCTCTGGAGATGCTACATGCCGTCCTAAATGGAACCTCCATCACATTACCAAAAGACACAAAGCTCATGTCTATGCAGGAGTCTTTACAGTCTAAGAACCTGAAGGAGATGCTGAAGTTAAGAAAGGGGCTGTATGACGACATTAGACAGAGAAGAGTCAGCAAATAG